A single Actinomycetota bacterium DNA region contains:
- a CDS encoding DUF4235 domain-containing protein, whose amino-acid sequence MDGRETLWRALGTAAAIAAAALVRNAATAAWKRTRDVDPPANPASPYTRWSEAIAWAALTGMLVGVARMLASRGAAEGWRRATGVYPPGLEEVA is encoded by the coding sequence GTGGATGGCAGGGAGACTCTGTGGAGGGCGTTGGGGACGGCGGCGGCGATCGCGGCCGCTGCACTCGTCCGCAACGCAGCGACCGCTGCGTGGAAGCGCACCCGGGACGTCGACCCCCCGGCGAACCCCGCGTCGCCGTACACGCGGTGGAGCGAGGCGATCGCGTGGGCCGCGCTGACCGGGATGCTGGTCGGAGTCGCCCGGATGCTGGCGTCGCGGGGCGCAGCGGAGGGTTGGCGCCGCGCCACCGGCGTCTACCCGCCGGGACTGGAGGAGGTGGCCTGA
- a CDS encoding NlpC/P60 family protein produces MARGGNRCVAVSVALAAVVMAGSVVPVGADPQRVQDTEGRVDETRRAASRAAHRLDELARAAELAVESYNEANERLTAVRRQMAEVVAEIQHLETAMQERQDLADGFARRLYRQGLTHQIAVVLDAGDAAEAQTRLTLLRSAAQAQLSVVDALRGDRRVRAAHLARLETVRAEAAAAERSLAGERNRVEGLLATQRGEVEQLRQAVADAEDAHAEAVRVEEERLARQRSEREARERAERERVERERIAHQAHQRAQAAAREAARRATETTRATTPPAPPTRSEPRDPPPPAGDRAQTAVDAALSQVGKPYRWGAEGPDAYDCSGLTKWAWAKAGVALPHSSRMQYQVTARVPRSDLRPGDLMFFGSPIHHVALYIGNGKVVEAPYSGERVRINDRTVHRSDLVGIGRPTTR; encoded by the coding sequence ATGGCGCGGGGCGGCAACCGATGCGTGGCGGTTTCGGTCGCGCTCGCCGCGGTGGTGATGGCCGGCTCGGTCGTCCCCGTTGGCGCTGACCCGCAGAGGGTGCAGGACACCGAGGGGCGGGTGGACGAGACCCGCCGCGCCGCCAGTCGGGCGGCGCACCGGCTCGACGAGCTGGCCCGCGCGGCGGAGCTGGCGGTCGAGTCCTACAACGAAGCCAACGAGCGGCTCACCGCGGTCCGCCGCCAGATGGCGGAGGTCGTGGCCGAGATCCAGCACCTCGAGACCGCGATGCAGGAGCGCCAGGACCTGGCGGACGGGTTCGCTCGGCGTCTGTACCGGCAGGGGCTCACCCACCAGATCGCGGTCGTTCTGGACGCCGGTGACGCGGCGGAGGCCCAGACCCGGTTGACGCTGCTGCGGTCGGCCGCTCAGGCGCAGCTGTCGGTGGTCGACGCGCTCCGGGGCGACCGTCGCGTCCGGGCGGCGCACTTGGCGCGGTTGGAGACCGTCCGGGCCGAAGCCGCCGCGGCGGAACGGTCGCTGGCGGGGGAGCGCAACCGTGTGGAGGGCTTGCTGGCGACGCAACGCGGAGAGGTGGAGCAGTTGCGCCAGGCCGTCGCGGACGCCGAGGACGCCCACGCCGAGGCGGTCCGGGTCGAGGAGGAACGGCTCGCACGACAGCGGTCCGAGCGCGAAGCCCGCGAACGTGCCGAGCGCGAGCGAGTGGAGCGCGAACGGATCGCGCACCAGGCACACCAGCGGGCCCAGGCAGCGGCTCGCGAGGCGGCTCGACGGGCCACCGAGACGACACGCGCCACCACCCCGCCGGCTCCCCCCACCCGGTCCGAGCCTCGAGATCCGCCACCGCCGGCGGGCGACCGGGCGCAGACCGCGGTCGACGCGGCGCTGTCGCAGGTCGGCAAGCCCTACCGGTGGGGAGCGGAAGGCCCTGACGCCTACGACTGCTCCGGCCTGACGAAGTGGGCGTGGGCCAAAGCGGGGGTGGCGCTGCCACACAGCTCACGGATGCAGTACCAGGTGACCGCACGCGTGCCTCGCTCGGACCTGCGACCCGGTGACCTGATGTTCTTCGGCAGCCCGATCCACCACGTCGCGCTCTACATCGGCAACGGCAAGGTCGTGGAGGCGCCCTACAGCGGTGAGCGCGTCCGGATCAACGACCGCACGGTGCACCGCTCCGACCTGGTGGGCATCGGCCGGCCCACCACCCGCTGA
- a CDS encoding site-2 protease family protein, translating into MILHEVSHGAVALAFGDDTAKRAGRLTLNPVKHIDPFGTVLLPLLLAVTTGAAFGYAKPVPVNAARMRRPRDHGLVVSLAGPAVNIVLAVAAALVLRALLTNPALAGMRQGDALLQAVYAFGWINVILAAFNLIPLPPLDGSAVIERFLPRRWLPAWARLRSYSMGLLLIVVLLLPGALSRVFGVALELWQLLL; encoded by the coding sequence GTGATCCTCCACGAGGTCTCGCACGGCGCGGTGGCGTTGGCCTTCGGCGACGACACGGCCAAGAGGGCGGGGCGGCTCACGCTCAACCCGGTCAAGCACATCGATCCGTTCGGGACGGTCCTGCTTCCGCTCCTGCTGGCGGTCACCACCGGAGCCGCGTTCGGCTACGCCAAACCGGTTCCCGTCAACGCCGCACGGATGCGACGCCCGCGCGACCACGGGCTCGTGGTCAGCCTGGCGGGACCGGCCGTGAACATCGTCCTGGCGGTGGCCGCGGCGCTCGTCCTGCGTGCGCTGCTCACCAACCCGGCACTGGCGGGGATGCGCCAAGGTGATGCGCTGCTGCAGGCGGTCTATGCCTTCGGCTGGATCAACGTGATCCTCGCCGCGTTCAACCTCATCCCCCTCCCGCCGCTGGACGGCTCGGCTGTGATCGAACGTTTCCTGCCGCGCCGCTGGTTGCCGGCGTGGGCGCGGCTCCGGTCGTACTCCATGGGTTTGCTGCTGATCGTGGTCCTGCTGCTGCCGGGTGCGCTCAGTCGCGTCTTCGGCGTGGCGTTGGAGCTGTGGCAGCTGCTGCTGTGA
- a CDS encoding M15 family metallopeptidase: protein MGADPSTSTRPSWLGTRVLPLRADGFGEVQPTPPELRDRRFPPPEGVPRAETDRFVATISDVPEEVVARSTWSPTCPVAVSELRYVTLSFWGFDGRAYRGELLVHASAAQPVVTVFERLFEAGFPIEEMRVVSRDEVDAPPTGDGNNTTAFVCRPARGATSWSEHAYGLAVDINPFHNPYVKGDLVLSELASAYTDRGWERPGMIVAGDVVTEAFAAIGWGWGGDWRTSVDWMHFSRSGR, encoded by the coding sequence ATGGGAGCCGATCCGTCGACCAGCACACGACCATCCTGGCTCGGCACGCGAGTGCTGCCGCTGCGCGCGGATGGCTTCGGCGAGGTCCAACCGACGCCGCCTGAGCTCCGCGACCGCCGGTTCCCGCCCCCCGAGGGCGTCCCGCGGGCCGAGACCGACCGCTTCGTGGCCACCATCAGCGACGTGCCCGAGGAGGTCGTGGCGCGCTCGACGTGGTCGCCGACATGTCCGGTCGCCGTGTCGGAACTGCGCTACGTCACGCTGTCGTTCTGGGGGTTCGACGGGCGGGCGTACCGCGGGGAGCTGCTGGTCCACGCCTCCGCAGCGCAGCCCGTTGTCACCGTCTTCGAGCGGCTGTTCGAGGCTGGCTTCCCGATCGAAGAGATGCGCGTGGTGTCCCGCGACGAGGTCGACGCGCCCCCCACCGGGGACGGCAACAACACCACGGCGTTCGTGTGCCGGCCCGCCCGTGGGGCGACCTCTTGGTCGGAGCACGCCTACGGCCTGGCGGTCGACATCAACCCGTTCCACAACCCGTACGTCAAGGGCGACCTGGTCCTGTCGGAACTCGCGTCCGCCTACACCGACCGCGGCTGGGAGCGGCCGGGGATGATCGTCGCCGGCGACGTCGTGACCGAGGCGTTCGCCGCGATCGGCTGGGGTTGGGGCGGCGACTGGCGTACGAGCGTCGACTGGATGCACTTCTCGCGCAGCGGTCGCTGA